ttttttttttttttttttttttaattttgaataaaAAGATACTTTTTATCTACAACCATACATACCTACAATCATAAACtcaaaaaacaatcatttcattttttaggTTTTGGAGGCCCAGTATTTATAGAGTATCATACAACTCCCACACATTGTTGTGATGATAAAATATTCAGGAATACAATTATTGgaataaagaaacaggatcTCAAACATGTGTCTGCTTCTCCTTATCCACAAAATCATTTTAAGAGATAATTCTGAGTGAGCTATTTTCACATCCCATGGTCTGACGTCATCATGATCTGCTTTAATAAAAAAGCTTCCGTCACCGTCATCTCCAGAACGTTACAGCGTTGACTTTGTGTGCTTCTGTGCTGAAGATGTGTGACTTCATCCGtgtaatgtttgtgtttgtggttgttaCAGGAGCCttcggagcagcagaggacagatctgTTTGTAAAATGCTGGGAAGCCCAGAGGTTCCTCTCCTATCTAAGAAAGGTGATATTACTATCGGAGGAGCTTTTTCCATCCACTCTCAAATTTCACAGCCTTCACTGTCCCTGACAAATGCACCCAAGCCTCTCATATGCTCCAGGTATTGTTCTTTATCTCACCTTGCTTTTGTTCACGCAAATAGaggtcttttaaaatgttatttctcACAACTTTTCAGGATAAATTTCAGCGAATTTCGTTTTGCACAAACAATGATTTTTGCCATTGAGGAGATCAACAATAGCAGCTCTCTACTGCCTAACATCTCAGTGGGTTACAAGGTGTTTGACACCTGTGGTTCAACACTGCATTCCACACGTGCGGTGATGGGTCTAATGAATGGACAGGACAGTGCTCTGGGAGGAACCTGCTCCGGTCAGTCATCTGTACATGTTATCATCGGAGCCTCTGAGTCCTCGTCAACCATTGTGCTGTTGCAACTTTCAGGGATTTTCCAAATACCTGTGGTAAGCTTTTGACTGATTGATATTTGTATTAATTTGGTGGTGCTGCcttatttttctttgctttttctgtacattttttatgctaaaaaagaaacaaggatTCATGCAATCGTGCGCTGGATGAAACTTCTCAATActcaaataaaaatcaaaatacatTTCTGAATGTTGTTTTTAGATTGTGCTCACATCTGTACTGAAAAGCTCTGTCCTCATAGAACCTCTGTTTGTCAGGTCAGTCATTTTGCCACATGTGCTTGCTTGAGTAATAGAAAGGAATACCCATCCTTCTTCAGAACCATCCCCAGCGACTACTACCAGAGCAGAGCCCTGGCAAAGCTGGTAAAGCACTTTGGATGGACGTGGGTTGGGGCAGTCAGGAGCGACAATGACTATGGCAATAACGGAATGGCAACGTTTATCGCAGCTGCAAGCCAGGAGGGGGTTTGTGTCGAGTATTCAGAGGCCATTTCAAGAACCGACTCCGATGAAGAGGTTGCTCGGGTGGTCCGAGTGATTCGTAGTGGAAGCGCAAGGGTTTTGATTGCTTTCCTTGCTCAGAGCGAGATGAACATTCTGCTTGAGGAGGCCCTGAAGCAGAACTTGGTTGGGTTACAGTGGGTGGGCAGTGAGTCTTGGATTACAGCGGGCCATTTGGCTAATAAGAGGTATGCTGGCATTCTAATGGGAGCTCTGGGTTTCACCATCAGAAAGACTAAGATTAAAGGCCTGCAGGAATTTCTTTTGAAGGTTAATCCAAGTCAAGACCCTGGCAATAACCTGCTAAAGGAATTCTGGGAATCGACCTTTGATTGCAGCTTTCAATCCAGTCTCAGCGGTCAGAGTCAGTGCTCTGGTTCAGAGAGTCTGCGGGATGTCAACAATTCTTTCACAGATGTGTTGGAGCTAAGAATCTCTAACAATGTGTATAAAGCTGTGTATGCTGCAGCTCATGCTATGCACAACTtgttaaaatgtggaaaaaatggTAAATCATCTGATCACAGCTGCATCTGGAGAAATTATTTACATCCAAATCAGGTGAGAGATCATctaaaatcagttaaaaaaatattcattatAATATACTATATGCTAAGTTTTTCATTGGCCATCTGCTTCCATAGATTGTGAAACACCTCCAAGATGTGAACTTTACCCTTCAATCTGGGGAAAAAGTGTATTTTGATGAGAATGGAGACCCTGCTGCTGCCTATGAGCTGGTGAACTGGCAGACAAACCAAGCAGGAGACGCTGTGTTTGTGACTGTAGGAAGC
The sequence above is a segment of the Salarias fasciatus chromosome 14, fSalaFa1.1, whole genome shotgun sequence genome. Coding sequences within it:
- the LOC115400603 gene encoding extracellular calcium-sensing receptor-like isoform X1 is translated as MCDFIRVMFVFVVVTGAFGAAEDRSVCKMLGSPEVPLLSKKGDITIGGAFSIHSQISQPSLSLTNAPKPLICSRINFSEFRFAQTMIFAIEEINNSSSLLPNISVGYKVFDTCGSTLHSTRAVMGLMNGQDSALGGTCSGQSSVHVIIGASESSSTIVLLQLSGIFQIPVVSHFATCACLSNRKEYPSFFRTIPSDYYQSRALAKLVKHFGWTWVGAVRSDNDYGNNGMATFIAAASQEGVCVEYSEAISRTDSDEEVARVVRVIRSGSARVLIAFLAQSEMNILLEEALKQNLVGLQWVGSESWITAGHLANKRYAGILMGALGFTIRKTKIKGLQEFLLKVNPSQDPGNNLLKEFWESTFDCSFQSSLSGQSQCSGSESLRDVNNSFTDVLELRISNNVYKAVYAAAHAMHNLLKCGKNGKSSDHSCIWRNYLHPNQIVKHLQDVNFTLQSGEKVYFDENGDPAAAYELVNWQTNQAGDAVFVTVGSYDASLPNGRQFTMQGINITWVNGSLKRPLSVCSESCPTGFRQAMIKGKPICCFSCIACAAGEISNSSNSAECSRCALEFWSNENHSQCIPKVIEFLSFGETMGALLTAFSLLGASLTLAVSCVFFRFRHTPLVKASNSELSFLLLFSLTLCFLCALTFIGQPTEWSCMLRHTAFGITFALCMSCILAKTIVVVRAFKTTKPTNAQCSAPLQRTSVFSCTLLQVLVCVLWLTIAPPFPYKNTAHATERIILECDLGSPVGFWAVLGYIGLLASLCFVLAFLARKLPDNFNEAKFITFSMLIFCAVWITFIPAYVSSPGKFTVAVEIFAILASTFGLFFCIFAPKCYILLVKPERNTKKLMMERNLSN
- the LOC115400603 gene encoding extracellular calcium-sensing receptor-like isoform X2, whose protein sequence is MAKSPGAFGAAEDRSVCKMLGSPEVPLLSKKGDITIGGAFSIHSQISQPSLSLTNAPKPLICSRINFSEFRFAQTMIFAIEEINNSSSLLPNISVGYKVFDTCGSTLHSTRAVMGLMNGQDSALGGTCSGQSSVHVIIGASESSSTIVLLQLSGIFQIPVVSHFATCACLSNRKEYPSFFRTIPSDYYQSRALAKLVKHFGWTWVGAVRSDNDYGNNGMATFIAAASQEGVCVEYSEAISRTDSDEEVARVVRVIRSGSARVLIAFLAQSEMNILLEEALKQNLVGLQWVGSESWITAGHLANKRYAGILMGALGFTIRKTKIKGLQEFLLKEFWESTFDCSFQSSLSGQSQCSGSESLRDVNNSFTDVLELRISNNVYKAVYAAAHAMHNLLKCGKNGKSSDHSCIWRNYLHPNQIVKHLQDVNFTLQSGEKVYFDENGDPAAAYELVNWQTNQAGDAVFVTVGSYDASLPNGRQFTMQGINITWVNGSLKRPLSVCSESCPTGFRQAMIKGKPICCFSCIACAAGEISNSSNSAECSRCALEFWSNENHSQCIPKVIEFLSFGETMGALLTAFSLLGASLTLAVSCVFFRFRHTPLVKASNSELSFLLLFSLTLCFLCALTFIGQPTEWSCMLRHTAFGITFALCMSCILAKTIVVVRAFKTTKPTNAQCSAPLQRTSVFSCTLLQVLVCVLWLTIAPPFPYKNTAHATERIILECDLGSPVGFWAVLGYIGLLASLCFVLAFLARKLPDNFNEAKFITFSMLIFCAVWITFIPAYVSSPGKFTVAVEIFAILASTFGLFFCIFAPKCYILLVKPERNTKKLMMERNLSN